From Brassica rapa cultivar Chiifu-401-42 chromosome A06, CAAS_Brap_v3.01, whole genome shotgun sequence:
ATGGTTATCACTGTTGCTCACACAATCACCTATTCAAGTCATTGACGAGGCTTTGGAAGGAGAACATGTTCCACATACGAAGAAGCTAGAAACTGAAACAGAGATCCGGAAAACAGAAAGCCTTGAGAGTACAAACAATACATTTTGGACCTGGTTTTGGAGTCTTGACGCAGCTATCAAGATTCCGTTGCTCTTATTGTAAGTATGAGCATCTTTTCCTTTTCCAAGTTCCTTATATGTGTATTGAATATACGTTTCTTTTTTACTATTTTGCAGTGTTCCGGCTTTCCTTGCTGTTAACGCAATCTATGGAGCTGAAGTTACAAAGGAGTTATCTCCTTTGTGGATTGTTGGACCTTTGATTGTGGCCCTTTATATCAAAACGTTTCAAGGAATATGTGCACTTTACGCTTTCTGCTTCAACCAAACCACCAAAGTGATAAGAAACCTACCATCTTATTACATAATAGCATACCATTACATTTCCCATGGCAAGCTTAAAGATGACGTGAGAGCTCTAGTGACTCGACCAATAGTGGCCATCAAGAACACTGACAACAGACAGCTCACACGCACCAAACTGAAACAGGTCCAAGAATGGATCATTGAGAGATATTTGGATTTTGTTGAATTTATATGGCCTTATTACTGCAGAACTATCAGATTCCTGAAGAGGGCTAACTTCATTTGAATCTCTTCAACTTGGAAAACCCTCAAACAGGTCCTCTATGATCTGTATTTTTCCATGTTGTATTTGGTTTTACCTTTTTGATTCCTTAATTTTAGAAAGGCTTTCATGTTTATGCTGTTGTATCTGTGTATAATGCGAGCTTTTATAAGTTTCTACACTGAATTGATCGTATACTATTAAGGTTTCCCTCTAATTTATAGTTTACATATCTATATACTTATTATGTAGGCATGTTTCTATTGGAAAGATCATCCTTGCCTTCATTTTGATTcagtttttatcatttttatttcagATTGATGCTTCCAAGTTCTTTTAGATGACCTCAATATGCTTTTCTGTTGTCTGCATCTAACTCTGAACTCATCATATATAATGGCTTATAATGCTTTAGTTTGTGAATTTTTTAGGCTCCAATGTAACTGTACTTCCTAATTAattcttgtttttcttaatatatatgttactcTAGGAAAGTAGAGATATTTAGTTATATCGTGGATTGAAATGTTGCTCTTTACATGCGAGGGCAGGCTCCCCCGTGTCCCCCTGGTATTATAAACTAACTAAGgggtccaattttttttataaatctatatttttatatatataaaaaggtcttgatatgtatatagatttttttcattacaaaatatacaaaatattactgattaaattttaaaatatttaaaatattatctgtatataaattttagagggtaaaattttttttcttgctctAGGGCGCAGGCCCTGGTTTACTGCATGGGATCTGATGCACAAATTAAGTAATCAATTAACACATTACTCTGAGTTCTTCGGATTCAGTATCAGTAGTAAGACCATAGATAAAACCAGTGAAAGCCATATGTCTTTCTCAATGCAATATATATCTCCCAGCGCGTGACTTGAGTTTCTCAACCAGCTTCTGACCGCCATGATTGCTCAGAAACCAAAGTATACAGTAAGCCCCATGAACACCTCTTAATGCATAAACTTCTGAGACTTATTTTGGCGAGAATCTGATTTCGCGACATGGATGACCTGCATTGTTGTTAACTTATAAAGATTAGAAATATTACAatttataatttagaaaattaaagtAGTTTATGCCATAGAACACCTCTTAATGCATAAACTACtttagttttccttttttttgttggaCAAAACTCACGTAGTAATAATTAGTTATCCCTCATAAGTTTGGTGTATATAAAGAAACCCTAGTATGGCCGGCTCGAGGACTTGTGTGTGAGATAAGTTCAGGGTTTAGAGGATGAAGGCGACTGCTGAATACGCGGCAGCTAAAATAGCGTGGGACATGAAGGACTGTCCGATTCCGGAGGGTTATGACTCTTGTCGGATCCGAAAGATTTTAGAAGGGGCGTTCGAGGAACAAGGCTACTCTGGTCCAGTCTCTATCACTGCCTATGCTGACCAAACAGAAACCCCTGGCTACATCCTGCAAGGGCTCTTTTCCACGGGAGTCTCTGTAGCACATACCAGATCCGGTTAGTTAACATCCATCTCTCTCTggaactttatatatataatatatgtttattattagtTTGGATATCTTGTTGTTGTTCAGGGAGCCAAGTTTTATTGCAAATCGTGCAATTTCGATAGCCAAAGCCCTGAGATATTCAGGAAGCATCTCTCGAGTTATAGCATGCACGGGAAGTAAGcattctctatctctctctctctcttttctctttacGTGTATCAATGCTTTTATCTAACTATATATTACCACTCGCAGGAGGATGTAAACCCTGGGTTCGAGAAGGTCCGACGTTACACGGAGCATTGTGGAAGAAACTACAAGGCGACGCCTGAATTTGCGACAGCTAAAATACAGGTGTTGTGGGACATGTTTGACTATCCGATACCCGAAGGTTATGATGCTCGTCAGGTACGTCCGAGTATAGAAGCGGCATTCAAGGAACTAGGTTACTCTGGTCCTGTCTCCATCACTGCCTATGGCTACCTTAAACATACTCCCCTACAAGCTCTCTCTTCCACTGGTGTCGATGTTGTACATACCGTTCCCGGTTAGttctgtgattttttttttttattgtatatgtGTCATATATTTATTGTAGGCAAAAAATTATGAACGAGCCAACTTATGAAGAAAGCAATCCGGACGGGTTTTGGACTTCTTGATAATCAGTTACGTCTTACTAATTTACGGTTATCTCAAACCTAGAGTGAACTTGTTACTAAGGGTCtgattggttttcccgctatcatctgtaaatgcagtttttgcgGTTGCTAGCGCTTaacagcgtttcgaaacaatcatacaaaccgctacaaatcgcttcaaatcgctctgaacctcttaaaatcaaaagttggttccagctagcgtttgcgcttgcgggcggttgcggaaagataatttttttttttttcaaaaaccatataaatacaaaaactttaatattcaataaaaatttaaattggaattataaaaatactaaaatatatctattatattttaattaatattataaaattttaaaataaaaatattttctataatattaaaaattttaaactataattttctaaatataatttttatatttattatttttgatatttttataattatataaaatgtaaatattgttaatttattatttaaccgctgctgtatttgatagttaaccagtcataaatatcccgcaaacgcactaatttctaaccgcagaaccagtcgtacaaatctcttaaaaccgctagacaccgcaaccacccgcatccgtaaactcccgcaaccgtaaccgcaaccgctgcgtttgaaccagtgaGACCCTAAGTTATCAGCTCTTGCTTTCCGGTTCTAGTCTATGTTTATAACAATGGTTATATAGTAAACAACCGTTGTAATGCACGTTGCagaaatattttatgaattgaatgagttttttattatttcaaaattatgatAAGAAGATATTTACGAACGCAAACGTTACGTTAGGGAGTCCATTCTCAGTGACCCAATCTTCCCACTCTCAAAGCCCTATATTGGAGTATGGTTTAGTATATGATGTAATTAGTTTGGTTATCTCCGGTTTCCTTTCGCCGGTTTAGCTAATCTAATTTGTACATATGTATTTACTAGTATATAAGCTCACTGTAACGAACAACAGAAGATAATGAGAAATATCTTTTATTCTTTAACAAACTTTCTCATcgtaatatggtatcagagcctcaaCAATCGTCGTCTTCATCGCGATTCCTCCATTGTTGACTTCGATTTCTTCTGATTCTGCCGATTGATTCATCTTCACCATGGTTTCGGTGAAGAATATTCCGCGCCGATCGACTCGCACAAGGATTCACACGAATCGTGCTTCAACTCAGTCTCCGGTTGCTGATTCTCCTCCGATATCTCCTCCAAACACTTCAGATCTCAATATTGGAGCTCAGCAAACGACTTCTCTCACCAACTCTCAAGATCCAGCTCAATCACCTCTGTTTATGCACAACGCTGATCATCCAGGTTTACTTCTCATCTCCATTCGCTTAGATGGATCGAACTATGATGATTGGAATGCTGCTATGCGGATTGCGTTAGATGCGAAGAATAAGATCAGTTTTGTTGATGGAACTCTTACTCGTCCTCCTGATTCTGATGCTCGTTTTCGGTTATGGTCTCGATGTGATAGTATGGTTAAGTCCTGGATTTTGAACACAGTTTCACCGCAGATATATCGCAGTATCTTACGCTTGAGAGATGCTGTTGATATATGGCGTGATCTGTATGGATGTTTTCACATGACTAATCTACCGAGAACTTTTAATCTCACTCAAGAGATTCAGGACTTGCGCCAAGGATCCATGTCCTTATCTGAGTACTACACTACTCTAAAGACACTTTGGGATAATTTGGATAGCAGTGATGAACCTGATAAGCCTTGTGTATGTGGTAATGCTGctcaacaacaactcaaggctGAACGTGCTAAGATTGTTAAGTTTTTAGCTGGACTTAATGATTCTTATGGGATCATCAGGCGTCAAATTATCATGAAGAAGGTTCTTCCATCTTTGGTGGAGGTTTACAACATTCTTGATCAAGATGATAGTCAACGTGGCTTCTCGAATGTCATTGCCACTCCTACAGCTTTCCAAGTCTCAGAGAATTCTCAGTCTTCTCTCGGTGATAATTCGATTTGCTATGTTCAGAATGGTCCTAACAAAGGCCGCCCTATCTGTTCATTTTGCAAACGTGTTGGTCATATTGCGGAGAGATGTTACAAGAAACATGGATTCCCTCCTGGTTTCAAGTCCAAATACCCGGAGAAAACTCAGACAGCTCGCCCTGTTACTGCTCAAGTTTCCTTGAATCCAATCTCCACACCTGATGTCAAACCACCTCATCTGGATAATCTCATTGGAAATCTTACGAAGGATCAAATCCAGCAATTCATTGCTCTTTTCAGTTCCAAACTCCAACCTCAGTTCTCACAAAACAGTAATGAAGCTAGCACATCCAAGTCTATCAATGACCTCTCTGGTATTGCTTTCTCGCCTTCTACATACTGTTTCATTGGTATTCTTAATGTCTCCTCTCAGACATTATCACCACAACACTGGGTACTTGATTCGGGTGCTACCCATCACGTAGCTCATGATAAGAATTTATTCGCATCTCTTGATGATTCTGTTGTGAGTTATGTGAATCTTCCCAATGGTTCTACTGTTAAAATCTGTGGTGTGGGAACTATTCAGCTCAACAAACTTTTATCTCTACAGAATGTTTTGTTCATCCCTGAATTCAAGTTGAACCTTCTCAGTATCAGCTCTCTTACATCTGATATTGGTTCTACAGTGACGTTTGATCCTTCTACTTGTCTGATCCAGGATCCTTCCAGGGCATTGACGATTGGTCAGGGTAGGAGAATGGGAAATTTATATGTCCTAGACACTAATGCTTCAGCAGTTTCTGTTAATGCGGTTGTTGACATTGGTGTTTGGCATAAACGGCTTGGTCATCCATCTTACAGCAGACTGGACTTGATTGCAGCTCATCTGGGAACAACAAAATCCAAGAATAAAGGGTCTTCTTCATGTTTGTCATTTGGCAAAGCAGAAGAAGCTGTCATACCCTTCTCCAAATAATATTTGTAAACATAACCTTGAGCTGTTACATATCGACATTTGGGGTCCCTTTTCTGTTGAGACAGTTGATGGTTTTCGTTATTTTTTAACCATTGTTGATGACCATTCAAGATCTACTTGGGTTTTCTTACTCCGCACTAAACAAGAAGTTCTTACTGTGTTTCCGACTTTCATTCAACAGGTTGAAAACAAGTATAATACTAAGGTCAAATCTGTGAAATCAGATAATGCACCTGAGTTGTGGTTTACTCAATTCTACAAAGACAAAGGCATTACTCCTTATCATTCTTGCCCTGAGACACCAGAGCAAAACTCGGTTGTGGAGAGGAAGCATCAACATATCCTCAATGTTGCTAGAGCCCTTATGTTTCAATCTGGTGTGTCCTTATCTTTGTGGGGAGATTGTGTTTTGACTGCTGTCTTCCTCATCAACAGGACTCCTTCACAGCTTCTCTCCAACAAATCTCCTTATCAGGTCCTCACTAATACTGATCCTGATTATACTCAACTCAAGACATTTGGCTGTCTCTGTTATGGGTCTACATCTCCTAAACAGCGACATAAATTTCTTCCTCGCGCCAGAGCCTGCTTGTTTCTTGGTTATCCTTATGGATACAAAGGTTACAAGTTAATGGATCTGGAGAGTAATGTGGTGTTTATCTCACGTAATGTTgtgttccatgaagaggtgttTCCTATGTTGCACAAGGTACCTAAGGATATTCCTCAATCTGTCTTCACACCTACGGATTCTGAGCTCTCAATCACACCCATTTCATCATCTCCTCCTTCACCTCCCACTTCACCACTtttatcttcatcttctttaccATCTACTCGCTCAAAGAAACCACCTGCTTATCTCCAAGATTATCATTGTAACTCATTACACAGTGATACTACTTTTCCCATTTCCTCTTCTCTTTCTTATTCAAAAATTTCACCTTCTCATCTTGCTTACATCAATAATATCACCAAAATACCTATTCCTCATTCATTCGCTGAAGCTCATGAATCCAAGGAATGGTGTGAAGCATGTGATATATAGATTCGAGCAATGGAATCAACAAACACATGGGAAGTGACAATTTTACCTAAAGGAAAGAAAGCGGTGGGTTGTAAGTGGGTTTTCACACTGAAGTTCAATGCAGATGGTACTCTTGAACGTCGCAAGTCTCGACTTGTAGCCAAGGGCTATACTCAGAAAGAGGGTATCGATTACAATGAAACATTCTCCCCTGTTGCCAAAATGGCTACAGTCAAACTGTTACTCAAGATATCTGCTTCAAAACGTTGGTCACTCAAACAACTTGACATCTCTAATGCTTTTCTAAATGGGGATTTAGATGAGGAGATCTTTATGAAAATACCTGATGGATACGCTCAACGGAAAGGGATCACTCTCCCACCTAATGCTGTTTTCCGTTTGAAGAAATCTATCTATGGTTTGAAACAGGCTTCTCGCCAATGGTTTCGAAAATTCTCTTCATCTCTTACTTCATTGGGTTTTGTCAAGGCTCATGGTGATCATTTTCTGTTCGTACGCAGACAAGAAGATGATTTTGTTGTGGTCTTGGTGTATGTCGATGATATTATTATCGCCAGTACCAATGATGCCGTCGCTGATATCTTGACAGAGAATCTGAAGTCTTTCTTTAAGCTCCGGGATCTTGGCcctttgaaatattttttgggGCTGGAGATTGCTCGTTCTTCTTCTGGTATCTCTCTTTGCCAAAGAAAATATTCTCTTGAGATGCTGACTTCAACTGGAATGCTGGCGTGTAAGCCTTCCTCTGTTCCCATGACTCCTAATCTCAAATTGTCTAAGACTGAGGGAGAATTGATTCCTGATGCGGCTCTATACAGACGTATTGTTGGACGTTTGATGTATCTTACTATCACACGACCCGACATCTCTTATGCTGTAAATAAGTTATGCCAATTCTCATCTGCTCCACGGACATCACATCTCAAAGCAGTTTATAAGGTCTTGCAGTATATTAAAGGGACAGTTGGTCAAGGTTTATTTTACTCTGCTTCAGCTGATATTACTTTGAAAGGGTTTgctgatgctga
This genomic window contains:
- the LOC103873787 gene encoding uncharacterized protein LOC103873787 translates to MVLVTHKLQSSHVLFPWSSPKWTKGLVTKTPVTTVHFAGRKEKLLRLKAKSFRVTSFKGESGGSERGKKATNNNSVKLSYRSDDVENNVDSSSKSQNTSVSYTSETEDSITGQPAIQKLFKKWLSLLLTQSPIQVIDEALEGEHVPHTKKLETETEIRKTESLESTNNTFWTWFWSLDAAIKIPLLLFVPAFLAVNAIYGAEVTKELSPLWIVGPLIVALYIKTFQGICALYAFCFNQTTKVIRNLPSYYIIAYHYISHGKLKDDVRALVTRPIVAIKNTDNRQLTRTKLKQVQEWIIERYLDFVEFIWPYYCRTIRFLKRANFI